In one Parageobacillus genomosp. 1 genomic region, the following are encoded:
- a CDS encoding YhzD family protein — translation MPTYILTAFDKNGEKLLDETFEAANDDEAKKIGEQKLREHNCHDKTHRCVTSSGKLILFHR, via the coding sequence ATGCCAACGTATATATTAACGGCTTTCGACAAAAACGGGGAAAAACTGCTGGACGAAACGTTCGAAGCCGCGAACGATGACGAAGCGAAAAAAATCGGTGAACAAAAATTGCGTGAACATAACTGCCACGATAAAACGCACCGCTGTGTAACATCAAGCGGAAAACTGATTTTATTCCACCGCTGA